A portion of the Apteryx mantelli isolate bAptMan1 chromosome 29, bAptMan1.hap1, whole genome shotgun sequence genome contains these proteins:
- the STAR gene encoding steroidogenic acute regulatory protein, mitochondrial, whose protein sequence is MLPATFKLCAAISYRHLRNMTGLRRQAAVAISQELSKLACRSTGPSMWINQVRRRSSLLSSRLEEKPFSEMEMSYIKQGEEALQKSLSILGDQDGWKTETVVDNGDKVLSKVLPDVGKVFRLEVVVDQPLDTVYSELVDKMEQMGDWNPNVKEIKILQKIGKDTVITHEKAAAPPGNIVGPRDFVSVRCSKRRGSTCVLAGMSTKYGAMPEQKGFIRAENGPTCMILRPLPGNPSQTKLTWLLSIDLKGWLPKTIINQVLSQTQVDFANHLRERLAQTITNC, encoded by the exons ATGCTGCCTGCCACGTTCAAGCTCTGCGCTGCCATCTCCTACCGGCACCTGCGCAACATGACCG GTCTGAGGAGACAAGCTGCAGTTGCCATCAGCCAGGAGCTGAGTAAGCTAGCCTGCCGCAGCACGGGTCCCAGTATGTGGATTAACCAAGTTCGCAGAAGAAGCTCCTTGCTCA GCTCCAGACTGGAGGAGAAGCCCTTCAGTGAGATGGAAATGTCTTATATCAAGCAAGGAGAAGAAGCCCTTCAGAAATCGCTCAGCATCCTTGGCGACCAGGATGGCTGGAAGACGGAGACGGTGGTG GATAACGGAGACAAAGTGCTGAGCAAGGTGCTCCCAGATGTGGGGAAGGTGTTTCGCCTCGAGGTGGTGGTGGACCAGCCCCTGGACACAGTGTACAGTGAGCTGGTGGACAAGATGGAGCAGATGGGAGATTGGAACCCCAACGTCAAAGAAATCAAG ATTCTTCAGAAGATTGGAAAAGACACAGTGATCACCCACGAGAAAGCAGCTGCTCCCCCAGGTAACATTGTTGGACCACGGGACTTTGTCAGTGTCCGGTGTTCTAAGAGACGTGGTTCCACCTGCGTCCTGGCTGGGATGTCTACAAAATATGGAGCTATGCCAGAACAAAAAGGATTTATAAG AGCTGAGAACGGTCCCACTTGTATGATCCTGCGTCCACTGCCTGGAAATCCTTCACAAACCAAGTTAACATGGCTTCTCAGTATTGACCTAAAG GGGTGGCTGCCGAAGACAATAATCAACCAGGTACTCTCCCAGACGCAGGTAGACTTTGCCAATCATCTTCGTGAGCGCCTGGCCCAGACCATCACAAACTGCTGA
- the LOC136994471 gene encoding G protein-coupled receptor kinase 5-like, protein MELENIVANTVLLKAREGGGGKRKGRSKKWREILRFPHISQCDELRKGLEKDYGSLCEKQPIGRLLFRQFCETRPELLRCIRFLDAVADYELSPDEKRKEMGEEIIHRFFNQKSRDHLPEISQSHVSRCVENLQRSPCKDLFSGCLHPLHEYLSRAPFADYLDSMYFDRFLQWKHLERQPVTKDTFRQYRILGKGGFGEVCACQVRATGKMYACKKLEKKRIKKRKGEAMALNEKQILEKVNSRFVVSLAYAYETKDALCLVLTIMNGGDLKFHIYNMGNPGFEDERVVFYAAEICCGLQHLHREGIVYRDLKPENILLDDDGHIRISDLGLAIKIPEGETIRGRVGTVGYMAPEVINNERYAFSPDWWGLGCLVYEMIEGQSPFRARKERVKREEVEKRVQEEQEQYSDKFSEDARAVCKMLLAKDPKQRLGCGADGAAEVKRHPFFRTINFRRLEAGIMKPSFVPDPRAVYCKDVLDIEQFSTVKGVNLDQADNDFYAKFATGSVSIPWQNEMIETECFKDLNTFGPNGTRSPDLDWKQLSEPPKRSLLQRLFRRHPADYAIGTNLPSPPPAPVNSHPPAANAACPARPTAQAPS, encoded by the exons ATGGAGCTGGAGAACATCGTGGCCAACACCGTCCTCCTCAAGGCCCGCGAAG GAGGCGGAGGCAAGCGGAAAGGCAGGAGCAAGAAGTGGAGGGAGATCCTCAGGTTCCCGCACATCAGCCAGTGCGACGAGCTGCGGAAAGGCCTGG agaaggactaCGGCAGCCTGTGCGAGAAGCAGCCCATCGGCAGGTTGCTCTTCCGGCAGTTCTGCGAGACGCGGCCGGAGCTGCTGCGCTGCATTCGCTTCCTGGACGCCGTG GCGGACTACGAGCTCTCCCCGGATGAGAAGCGCAAGGAGATGGGCGAGGAGATCATCCACAGGTTCTTCAACCAGAAG TCCCGGGATCACCTGCCCGAGATCAGCCAGAGCCACGTCAGCCGGTGCGTGGAGAACCTGCAGAGAAGCCCCTGCAAAGACCTCTTCAGCGGCTGCCTGCA ccccctgcaCGAGTACCTGAGCCGGGCCCCCTTCGCCGACTACCTGGACAGCATGTATTTCGACCGCTTCCTGCAGTGGAAGCACCTGGAAAG GCAGCCGGTCACCAAGGACACGTTTCGGCAGTACCGGATCCTGGGCAAAGGGGGCTTCGGAGAG GTGTGCGCCTGCCAGGTGCGGGCCACGGGGAAGATGTACGCCTGCAAGAAGCTGGAGAAGAAGCGGATCAAGAAGCGGAAAGGGGAGGCCATGGCCCTGAACGAGAAGCAGATCCTGGAGAAGGTCAACAGCCGGTTCGTG GTGAGCCTGGCGTACGCCTACGAGACGAAGGACGCGCTCTGCCTGGTGCTGACCATCATGAACGGCGGGGACCTGAAGTTCCACATCTACAACATGGGCAACCCCGGCTTCGAGGACGAGCGCGTGGTCTTCTACGCGGCGGAGATCTGCTGCggcctgcagcacctgcaccgGGAGGGCATCGTGTACAg GGACCTGAAGCCGGAGAACATCCTGCTGGATGATGACG GCCACATCAGGATCTCCGACCTGGGGCTGGCTATCAAGATCCCCGAGGGCGAGACCATCCGGGGCCGCGTGGGCACGGTCGGCTACATGG CCCCGGAGGTGATTAACAACGAGCGCTACGCCTTCAGCCCCGACTGGTGGGGCCTGGGCTGCCTGGTGTACGAGATGATCGAGGGCCAGTCGCCCTTCCGCGCCCGCAAGGAGCGGGTGAAGCGCGAGGAGGTGGAGAAGCGggtgcaggaggagcaggagcagtaCTCGGACAAGTTCAGCGAGGACGCCAGGGCCGTCTGCAAGATG ctcctggcGAAGGACCCCAAGCAGCGGCTGGGCTGCGGGGCGGACGGGGCGGCCGAGGTGAAGCGACATCCCTTCTTCAGGACCATCAACTTCAGGCGCCTGGAGGCCGGGATCATGAAGCCGTCGTTCGTGCCGGAC ccccgcgccgtgTATTGCAAGGACGTGCTGGACATTGAGCAGTTCTCGACGGTGAAAGGCGTCAACCTGGACCAAGCCGACAACGACTTCTACGCCAAGTTTGCCACCGGCAGCGTCTCCATCCCCTGGCAGAACGAG ATGATCGAGACGGAGTGCTTCAAGGACCTCAACACGTTTGGGCCCAACGGCACCCGCTCCCCGGACCTCGACTGGAAGCAGCTGTCCGAACCACCCAAGCGCAGCCTTCTGCAGCGGCTCTTCCGGCGCCAC CCGGCCGACTACGCCATTGGCACCAAcctgccctccccgccgccggcccccgtgAACTCGCACCCCCCCGCGGCCAACGCCGCCTGCCCAGCCCGGCCCACGGCGCAGGCGCCGTCCTGA
- the LSM1 gene encoding U6 snRNA-associated Sm-like protein LSm1 yields the protein MNYMPGTASLIQDIDKKHLVLLRDGRTLIGYLRSIDQFANLVLHQTVERIHVGKKYGDIPRGIFVVRGENVVLLGEIDLEKESDTPLQQVSIEEILEEQRVEQQAKQESEKLKVQALKERGLSVPRADTLDEY from the exons ATGAACTACATGCCGGGCACGGCCAGCCTCATCCAGGACATCGACA AGAAGCACCTGGTGCTGCTCCGGGACGGCCGGACGCTGATCGGGTACCTGCGAAGCATCGACCAGTTCG CAAACTTGGTGTTGCACCAGACTGTGGAGCGCATTCACGTGGGCAAGAAGTATGGGGACATCCCTCGAGGCATCTTTGTTGTGAGAGGCGAGAACGTTGTTCTGCTGGGGGAAATA GACCTGGAAAAAGAAAGCGACACACCTTTACAGCAGGTCTCGATAGAGGAGATCCTGGAGGAGCAGCGGGTGGAACAGCAGGCCAAGCAGGagtcagagaagctgaaagtgCAGGCGCTAAAGGAGCGGGGCCTTTCAGTCCCACGGGCAGACACCCTGGACGAATATTAG